One genomic region from Cellulomonas hominis encodes:
- a CDS encoding methyl-accepting chemotaxis protein — translation MDRHAATPLRHSLATKMVGAVAVAVVAGGAAGVLGLQALSGSRTALTELRETQVVLVQAAGQLQSGIKGAVAYNTALTLAPEVNPTAEQDRDAEVAAADEALDTLLGLEVPAAQQPALDEVATQWQTVRDIVLDDLSTLPPAEIAPVTARYQEANAALSEALGGLIDDAYGKIDDAIAQASSTTTRTTVEVAALLGAGAVLALGLGLGLGRRVRRRLARVDDVVEAIADRDLTQSCGLTGRDELARLGESLDAAQEAVRETLAGVAGTTEQVSTAVGVLAAASAQVGAGSEETSAQVGATAAAAEQVTRNVQAVAAGAEQMGASIREIAQNANEAAKVAAQATDAAQSANRTVAQLGTSSTEIGNVVKVITSIAEQTNLLALNATIEAARAGDAGKGFAVVAGEVKELAQETARATEDIARRVEAIQADSEQAVSSIGEISEIIATINDYQGAIASAVEEQTATTAEMSRGVAEAAAGSGEIATNLTGLSSATADVAAVVGQVDAQVRGLEGTSGDLGSRVASFRF, via the coding sequence ATGGATCGTCACGCCGCCACCCCCCTCCGGCACTCGCTCGCGACCAAGATGGTCGGGGCGGTCGCCGTCGCCGTCGTCGCGGGCGGAGCCGCCGGCGTCCTCGGCCTGCAGGCGCTGTCCGGCTCCCGCACCGCGCTCACGGAGCTGCGCGAGACCCAGGTCGTGCTGGTGCAGGCGGCCGGCCAGCTGCAGTCCGGCATCAAGGGCGCCGTCGCCTACAACACGGCGCTGACGCTGGCGCCCGAGGTCAACCCGACGGCGGAGCAGGACCGGGACGCGGAGGTCGCGGCGGCCGACGAGGCGCTGGACACGCTGCTCGGGCTGGAGGTGCCCGCGGCGCAGCAGCCGGCGCTCGACGAGGTCGCGACGCAGTGGCAGACGGTGCGGGACATCGTGCTGGACGACCTGTCGACGCTGCCGCCGGCGGAGATCGCCCCGGTGACCGCGCGGTACCAGGAGGCGAACGCGGCGCTGTCCGAGGCGCTGGGCGGGCTGATCGACGACGCCTACGGGAAGATCGACGACGCGATCGCGCAGGCCTCGAGCACCACCACGCGGACCACCGTCGAGGTGGCCGCGCTGCTCGGGGCGGGCGCGGTGCTCGCCCTCGGGCTCGGGCTGGGGCTCGGTCGCCGGGTGCGGCGCCGGCTGGCGCGGGTCGACGACGTGGTCGAGGCGATCGCGGACCGGGACCTCACGCAGTCGTGCGGCCTGACCGGCCGGGACGAGCTCGCGCGGCTCGGGGAGTCCCTGGACGCGGCGCAGGAGGCGGTCCGGGAGACCCTGGCGGGCGTGGCGGGCACGACCGAGCAGGTGTCGACGGCCGTCGGCGTGCTGGCGGCCGCGAGCGCGCAGGTCGGCGCCGGGTCGGAGGAGACGAGCGCGCAGGTCGGCGCGACCGCGGCCGCCGCCGAGCAGGTGACGCGGAACGTGCAGGCCGTCGCCGCCGGCGCGGAGCAGATGGGCGCGAGCATCCGGGAGATCGCGCAGAACGCGAACGAGGCCGCCAAGGTCGCCGCGCAGGCCACCGACGCGGCGCAGAGCGCGAACCGCACGGTCGCGCAGCTCGGGACGAGCTCCACGGAGATCGGGAACGTCGTCAAGGTCATCACGAGCATCGCCGAGCAGACGAACCTGCTGGCGCTGAACGCCACGATCGAGGCGGCCCGTGCCGGCGACGCGGGCAAGGGCTTCGCCGTGGTCGCGGGCGAGGTCAAGGAGCTCGCGCAGGAGACGGCGCGGGCGACCGAGGACATCGCCCGGCGCGTCGAGGCGATCCAGGCGGACAGCGAGCAGGCCGTCAGCTCGATCGGCGAGATCTCCGAGATCATCGCGACGATCAACGACTACCAGGGCGCCATCGCCTCGGCCGTCGAGGAGCAGACCGCCACGACCGCGGAGATGAGCCGCGGCGTCGCGGAGGCCGCCGCCGGGTCCGGGGAGATCGCCACCAACCTCACGGGGCTGTCGTCCGCGACGGCGGACGTCGCCGCGGTGGTCGGGCAGGTCGACGCGCAGGTCCGCGGGCTCGAGGGCACGTCGGGCGACCTGGGCTCGCGGGTGGCCTCGTTCCGGTTCTGA
- a CDS encoding nucleoside deaminase, whose translation MFARPDDLTAMGLALTEAAGCAATGDVPVGAVVLGPDGAVVGAGRNRREADADPTAHAEVLALRAASVALGRWRLDDCTLVVTLEPCLMCAGATVLARVPRLVLGAWDPKAGACGSQWDVVRDSRLNHRVEVVGGVREEECAHLLRDFFVPHRRP comes from the coding sequence ATGTTCGCGCGCCCCGACGACCTCACCGCGATGGGCCTGGCCCTGACCGAGGCGGCCGGCTGCGCCGCGACCGGCGACGTCCCGGTGGGCGCGGTCGTGCTCGGGCCGGACGGCGCCGTGGTCGGGGCCGGGCGGAACCGCCGCGAGGCGGACGCCGACCCGACCGCGCACGCCGAGGTGCTCGCGCTGCGGGCGGCCTCGGTGGCCCTGGGCCGGTGGCGGCTGGACGACTGCACCCTGGTCGTCACGCTGGAGCCCTGCCTCATGTGCGCGGGCGCCACCGTGCTGGCCCGGGTGCCCCGCCTGGTGCTCGGCGCCTGGGACCCGAAGGCGGGGGCGTGCGGGTCGCAGTGGGACGTCGTGCGCGACTCGCGGCTGAACCACCGGGTCGAGGTGGTCGGCGGGGTGCGGGAGGAGGAGTGCGCACACCTGCTGCGCGACTTCTTCGTCCCGCACCGCCGCCCGTGA
- a CDS encoding ABC transporter substrate-binding protein, giving the protein MRTTRRTATALLPITALALAACSSGGGGGGTGEPTDFGTEASGTLNAWGFENADDVGQSRLDFAAAQLADVDVELDATAFDAQKFTTRIAGGDVPDVVQMDRRYVTTYAAQDLILPLDSCYAAHDVDPDERFYPSVVDDVRYEDQVWAVPQFFQPPAILLNKRVMDAAGVTEEQIDTSQPDVLLDAVAAMYAESGGVPTTLGFDPVATGQAGLWVLGQGGRLTDDDGAPTLDDPANVAGIELLQRITDAQGGFAKVKSFTDAFDTFGDANQYVTDQVGAQVNAQWYPNVLSPYVGQVDVAAVPFRDQDGNPFSVASGTAFVIPAGAENPDAACAWMLELTSMDAWTAAGEARAATVAEEGGLNTGLFTGSPEADQAIRDQYVTETGDAGFDQVIATYYDVVGYGQTFGSSPAGQDIQNELNNAVTAALLGDKTPEEALADAQTAAMRAYDTITGG; this is encoded by the coding sequence ATGAGGACGACCCGCCGCACCGCGACCGCCCTGCTGCCGATCACCGCGCTCGCCCTGGCCGCCTGCAGCTCGGGCGGGGGCGGCGGGGGCACCGGGGAGCCGACCGACTTCGGCACCGAGGCGTCCGGCACGCTGAACGCCTGGGGCTTCGAGAACGCCGACGACGTGGGCCAGTCCCGCCTGGACTTCGCCGCCGCGCAGCTCGCCGACGTCGACGTCGAGCTCGACGCCACCGCGTTCGACGCCCAGAAGTTCACCACCCGGATCGCGGGCGGCGACGTCCCGGACGTGGTGCAGATGGACCGCCGGTACGTCACCACGTACGCCGCGCAGGACCTGATCCTGCCGCTGGACTCCTGCTACGCCGCGCACGACGTCGACCCGGACGAGCGGTTCTACCCGTCGGTCGTGGACGACGTCCGGTACGAGGACCAGGTCTGGGCGGTGCCGCAGTTCTTCCAGCCGCCGGCGATCCTCCTGAACAAGCGGGTCATGGACGCGGCCGGGGTCACCGAGGAGCAGATCGACACCTCGCAGCCCGACGTGCTCCTCGACGCCGTCGCCGCGATGTACGCCGAGAGCGGGGGCGTGCCGACGACGCTGGGCTTCGACCCCGTCGCCACCGGCCAGGCCGGCCTGTGGGTCCTCGGGCAGGGCGGGCGGCTCACCGACGACGACGGCGCCCCGACGCTCGACGACCCGGCCAACGTCGCCGGGATCGAGCTGCTCCAGCGGATCACCGACGCGCAGGGCGGGTTCGCGAAGGTGAAGTCGTTCACCGACGCGTTCGACACGTTCGGCGACGCGAACCAGTACGTCACCGACCAGGTCGGCGCGCAGGTGAACGCCCAGTGGTACCCGAACGTGCTGAGCCCGTACGTCGGCCAGGTCGACGTCGCCGCGGTGCCGTTCCGCGACCAGGACGGCAACCCGTTCTCCGTCGCGTCGGGCACCGCGTTCGTCATCCCGGCGGGCGCCGAGAACCCCGACGCGGCGTGCGCGTGGATGCTCGAGCTCACCTCGATGGACGCCTGGACGGCGGCCGGCGAGGCGCGCGCGGCCACCGTCGCCGAGGAGGGCGGCCTCAACACGGGCCTGTTCACCGGCTCGCCCGAGGCGGACCAGGCGATCCGCGACCAGTACGTCACCGAGACCGGCGACGCCGGCTTCGACCAGGTCATCGCGACCTACTACGACGTCGTCGGCTACGGGCAGACCTTCGGGTCCTCGCCCGCCGGCCAGGACATCCAGAACGAGCTGAACAACGCCGTCACCGCTGCCCTGCTCGGCGACAAGACGCCGGAGGAGGCGCTCGCGGACGCGCAGACCGCGGCGATGCGGGCCTACGACACGATCACGGGCGGCTGA
- a CDS encoding carbohydrate ABC transporter permease codes for MSTTAGTTGTPLRQVPGAPEAATGRRGTGRGTDGGAGSPAPGGGRTGRRVRRGLVVALLVAMCVVFLYPFAWLLAASLKGRGQVFDNSLWPAEFHWDNYARVWAELPLGSWMVNSIGIAVLAAVTVAVSSSLVAWGFAHFRFPGRGFLFGLVLATMMLPGAVTMIPVYLIWKELGFLGTWVPLFGANLFGSAFYIFLQRQFYLGLPRELFEAARIDGASEWRAYWKVAFPLSVPSFVIVLLFEFQASWNNLQAALIYLNAGSPEDFTAPLGIAYAMTRYSPTAGGHGDYQYVMVASLLVTLPMLALFAAGQRSFVEGIATQGRKG; via the coding sequence ATGTCCACCACGGCAGGGACGACCGGCACGCCGCTGCGGCAGGTGCCGGGGGCGCCGGAGGCCGCGACCGGCCGGCGCGGCACCGGCCGCGGCACCGACGGCGGCGCCGGCTCCCCCGCGCCCGGTGGCGGGCGCACCGGCCGGCGCGTGCGGCGCGGCCTCGTCGTCGCCCTGCTGGTCGCGATGTGCGTCGTCTTCCTCTACCCGTTCGCCTGGCTGCTGGCCGCGAGCCTCAAGGGCCGGGGCCAGGTCTTCGACAACTCCCTGTGGCCGGCCGAGTTCCACTGGGACAACTACGCCCGGGTCTGGGCGGAGCTCCCGCTCGGCAGCTGGATGGTCAACTCGATCGGGATCGCCGTGCTCGCCGCGGTGACCGTCGCGGTGTCGTCGTCGCTCGTCGCGTGGGGGTTCGCGCACTTCCGCTTCCCCGGCCGCGGGTTCCTGTTCGGCCTGGTGCTCGCCACGATGATGCTGCCCGGCGCCGTCACGATGATCCCGGTCTACCTGATCTGGAAGGAGCTCGGGTTCCTCGGCACCTGGGTGCCCCTGTTCGGGGCGAACCTGTTCGGGTCGGCGTTCTACATCTTCCTGCAGCGGCAGTTCTACCTCGGCCTGCCGCGTGAGCTGTTCGAGGCCGCCCGCATCGACGGCGCGAGCGAGTGGCGCGCGTACTGGAAGGTCGCGTTCCCGCTGTCGGTGCCGTCGTTCGTCATCGTGCTGCTGTTCGAGTTCCAGGCGTCCTGGAACAACCTGCAGGCCGCGCTGATCTACCTCAACGCCGGCAGCCCCGAGGACTTCACCGCGCCGCTCGGCATCGCGTACGCCATGACGCGCTACAGCCCGACCGCCGGCGGCCACGGCGACTACCAGTACGTGATGGTCGCCTCCCTGCTCGTCACCCTCCCGATGCTCGCGCTGTTCGCCGCCGGCCAGCGCTCGTTCGTCGAGGGCATCGCCACCCAGGGCCGCAAGGGCTGA
- a CDS encoding carbohydrate ABC transporter permease, whose translation MVEPRTVVPPAPARTRTSRRGRREALTGYLFISPWIVGFLVFTAGAMIYSLVISFSRYNLATNTARPAGLDNYAQLFTDPRVATSLGNTLFYAVLAVPLEILVALGLAALLNQAGRGAGFFRTIYYLPKMTPAVATAAVFFLLLNGNTGAVNQFLGIFGIEGPQWLVDPTWIKPSIVLMTLWGVSGTMVIFLAALKNVPRELYEVAELDGAGPWRRFRNITLPMISSAVFFNVIVLSIAAFQVFDQAYLLFWRDQSNASPEASLFYAIYLFQQAFRQFDFGFAAAMAWLLFVIILLITAVQMRFGSRFVYYEGGRD comes from the coding sequence GTGGTCGAGCCCCGCACCGTCGTGCCGCCGGCCCCGGCCCGCACGCGCACCTCCCGCCGGGGGCGCCGGGAGGCCCTGACCGGCTACCTGTTCATCTCCCCGTGGATCGTCGGGTTCCTCGTCTTCACGGCGGGCGCGATGATCTACAGCCTCGTCATCTCGTTCAGCCGCTACAACCTCGCGACCAACACCGCGCGGCCCGCCGGCCTGGACAACTACGCGCAGCTCTTCACCGACCCGCGGGTCGCCACGTCGCTGGGGAACACGCTGTTCTACGCGGTGCTCGCCGTGCCGCTGGAGATCCTGGTCGCGCTCGGCCTGGCCGCGCTGCTGAACCAGGCGGGCCGCGGCGCGGGCTTCTTCCGGACGATCTACTACCTGCCGAAGATGACGCCCGCGGTGGCCACCGCCGCGGTGTTCTTCTTGCTGCTGAACGGCAACACCGGCGCGGTCAACCAGTTCCTCGGCATCTTCGGCATCGAGGGCCCGCAGTGGCTGGTCGACCCGACGTGGATCAAGCCGTCGATCGTCCTCATGACGCTGTGGGGCGTGTCCGGGACGATGGTGATCTTCCTGGCCGCGCTGAAGAACGTCCCCCGCGAGCTGTACGAGGTCGCCGAGCTGGACGGCGCGGGCCCGTGGCGCCGGTTCCGGAACATCACGCTGCCGATGATCTCCAGCGCCGTCTTCTTCAACGTGATCGTGCTGTCGATCGCCGCGTTCCAGGTGTTCGACCAGGCCTACCTGCTGTTCTGGCGCGACCAGTCGAACGCGTCCCCCGAGGCGTCGCTGTTCTACGCGATCTACCTGTTCCAGCAGGCGTTCCGGCAGTTCGACTTCGGGTTCGCCGCCGCGATGGCGTGGCTGCTGTTCGTGATCATCCTGCTCATCACGGCCGTGCAGATGCGGTTCGGCTCCCGGTTCGTCTACTACGAGGGGGGCCGGGACTGA
- a CDS encoding FGGY-family carbohydrate kinase, producing the protein MSRALGVDIGTTNTKVAVVRADGRGPVVEAVASAPTPAPADLDACLRDLTGRALGAAPAGETVEAVGLASMAETGVPLDGAGAPLRDWLRWDGHRAGEEAAALADRLGRTALFEATGVRPSAKVPLATLAWLRRHDPAAAAGRWAGAADLACLGLTGELVTDHTLAGRTMAYRLPPAGEPLPEAFDADLLAEVGSTPDRLPRVAGPGALAGVVRSGAWAAAGVPVGTPVAVAGHDHAVGAWAAGVRAPGDVADSIGTAEALCTVLGAEPVRAPVAAAGMSLVRTVEGLPALLAGSSGAGAAVRWWLEEEAPGLDPAELFAAVAALPPAAWPRDVVVLPYVQGRQTPEPDPAARARVVGRGAHDVVVLTAALLEGLALQARWMLDVQQALAGGVGGGVGGAVRARRVVVLGGPAAGNAAWMASKARVTPVPVRLVDAAEPVAAGAALLALARAGSGSGSGEPASAPVLPGVPVAGAAAGAGWPDPEQALARFVRAARG; encoded by the coding sequence GTGAGCCGCGCGCTGGGTGTCGACATCGGGACCACCAACACGAAGGTCGCCGTCGTGCGGGCGGACGGGCGGGGTCCCGTGGTCGAGGCCGTCGCGTCCGCGCCGACGCCCGCCCCCGCGGACCTCGACGCGTGCCTGCGGGACCTGACCGGGCGGGCGCTCGGCGCCGCACCCGCGGGCGAGACCGTCGAGGCGGTGGGCCTGGCGTCGATGGCCGAGACCGGCGTGCCCCTGGACGGCGCCGGGGCGCCGCTGCGCGACTGGCTGCGCTGGGACGGGCACCGCGCGGGGGAGGAGGCGGCGGCGCTCGCGGACCGGCTCGGGCGGACGGCCCTGTTCGAGGCGACCGGCGTGCGGCCGAGCGCCAAGGTCCCGCTCGCGACGCTCGCGTGGCTGCGCCGCCACGACCCCGCCGCCGCGGCCGGGCGCTGGGCCGGTGCCGCCGACCTGGCCTGCCTCGGCCTGACCGGCGAGCTCGTCACCGACCACACGCTCGCCGGCCGCACGATGGCGTACCGGCTGCCGCCCGCCGGGGAGCCGCTGCCGGAGGCGTTCGACGCGGACCTGCTGGCGGAGGTCGGCAGCACGCCGGACCGGCTGCCCCGCGTCGCGGGTCCCGGGGCGCTCGCGGGGGTCGTGCGGTCGGGGGCCTGGGCCGCGGCGGGCGTCCCCGTGGGCACGCCGGTCGCGGTGGCCGGGCACGACCACGCCGTCGGCGCCTGGGCCGCGGGCGTGCGGGCGCCCGGGGACGTGGCCGACTCGATCGGCACCGCGGAGGCGCTGTGCACGGTCCTCGGCGCCGAGCCGGTCCGGGCGCCCGTCGCCGCGGCCGGGATGAGCCTGGTCCGCACCGTCGAGGGTCTGCCGGCGCTGCTCGCGGGGTCCTCCGGGGCCGGTGCGGCCGTGCGGTGGTGGCTCGAGGAAGAGGCGCCGGGCCTGGACCCCGCGGAGCTGTTCGCCGCGGTCGCCGCCCTGCCGCCGGCCGCGTGGCCGCGGGACGTCGTGGTGCTGCCCTACGTGCAGGGGCGCCAGACGCCGGAGCCGGACCCCGCCGCCCGGGCGCGGGTCGTGGGCCGGGGCGCGCACGACGTGGTGGTCCTGACCGCCGCGCTGCTCGAGGGGCTGGCGCTGCAGGCGCGGTGGATGCTCGACGTGCAGCAGGCGCTCGCGGGCGGGGTCGGCGGCGGCGTCGGCGGCGCCGTGCGGGCGCGGCGGGTCGTCGTGCTCGGCGGCCCGGCGGCCGGCAACGCGGCGTGGATGGCGAGCAAGGCGCGGGTCACGCCGGTGCCGGTGCGCCTGGTCGACGCCGCAGAGCCGGTGGCCGCCGGGGCGGCGCTGCTCGCGCTGGCGCGGGCGGGGTCGGGGTCCGGGTCGGGGGAGCCGGCGTCGGCGCCGGTGCTGCCCGGGGTGCCCGTCGCGGGCGCCGCCGCGGGCGCCGGGTGGCCCGACCCCGAGCAGGCGCTCGCGCGGTTCGTCCGCGCCGCGCGGGGCTGA
- a CDS encoding Sir2 family NAD-dependent protein deacetylase, translated as MPAHDDVRPRPGTVADAVALLRGSRVAVLTGAGLSTDSGIPDYRGPDSPPRNPMTYQQFVGDPAFRRHYWARNHVGWRFVHRTHPNAGHRALASMEAHGVVVGVITQNVDLLHEQAGSRRVIDLHGRYDRVVCLRCGRAVTRQELAERLDALNPGFAESVGAVDDVEIAPDADAVIERTADFVVADCWQPDPDGGDGPCGGMLKPDIVYFGETVPAERVAAAYALVDDGDALLVAGSSLTVQSGLRFVRHAAAAGKPVVILNRGATRGDPLATLTLDAGTTETLVELAERL; from the coding sequence ATCCCCGCCCACGACGACGTCCGGCCGCGGCCCGGCACGGTGGCGGACGCGGTGGCGCTCCTGCGCGGCAGCCGGGTGGCGGTGCTGACGGGCGCGGGCCTGTCGACGGACTCCGGCATCCCCGACTACCGCGGCCCGGACTCGCCGCCGCGGAACCCGATGACGTACCAGCAGTTCGTGGGCGACCCGGCGTTCCGGCGGCACTACTGGGCCCGGAACCACGTGGGCTGGCGGTTCGTGCACCGGACGCACCCGAACGCGGGGCACCGGGCGCTGGCGTCGATGGAGGCGCACGGCGTGGTGGTCGGGGTGATCACGCAGAACGTGGACCTGCTGCACGAGCAGGCGGGGTCGCGGCGGGTCATCGACCTGCACGGGCGGTACGACCGGGTGGTGTGCCTGCGGTGCGGGCGCGCCGTCACCCGGCAGGAGCTCGCCGAGCGGCTGGACGCGCTGAACCCGGGCTTCGCGGAGTCGGTCGGTGCCGTGGACGACGTCGAGATCGCGCCGGACGCGGACGCCGTGATCGAGCGCACCGCCGATTTCGTCGTGGCGGACTGCTGGCAGCCGGACCCGGACGGCGGCGACGGGCCGTGCGGCGGGATGCTCAAGCCGGACATCGTGTACTTCGGGGAGACGGTGCCGGCCGAGCGCGTGGCCGCGGCGTACGCGCTGGTGGACGACGGGGACGCGCTGCTGGTCGCCGGGTCGTCGCTGACCGTGCAGTCGGGGCTGCGGTTCGTGCGGCACGCGGCGGCGGCGGGCAAGCCGGTGGTGATCCTCAACCGCGGGGCGACGCGCGGGGACCCGCTGGCGACGCTGACGCTCGACGCGGGGACGACCGAGACGCTGGTGGAGCTGGCCGAGCGGCTCTGA
- a CDS encoding DedA family protein encodes MSTTLRAALAAAGPAPDHEYAGFIGAVLDLMDTLGEVGVGVAVFVETFVPPIPSEAVLPGAGFLAYDGRMSLLWAIVAATAGAVLGAWIWWALGALLGRDRTRALVARIPLLDATDFDRAERFFARWGPVAVLLGRCVPLVRSFVSIPAGIQRMPFWAFTAYTTIGSAVWNAIWIGLGFAFGPAIRPVLAQWSGVLSDVVLGVIAVACAWFVVVRVRRLRAVRRAEAGARDQVDGGARLTDDRRPRPASPRVRGVSRRAGGSGGI; translated from the coding sequence GTGAGCACCACCCTGCGTGCCGCCCTCGCCGCTGCCGGCCCCGCCCCCGACCACGAGTACGCCGGGTTCATCGGCGCCGTCCTCGACCTCATGGACACGCTCGGGGAGGTGGGCGTCGGCGTGGCCGTGTTCGTCGAGACGTTCGTGCCCCCGATCCCCTCCGAGGCGGTGCTCCCCGGCGCGGGGTTCCTCGCCTACGACGGGCGCATGAGCCTGCTGTGGGCGATCGTGGCCGCGACCGCGGGCGCCGTGCTCGGGGCGTGGATCTGGTGGGCCCTCGGCGCGCTGCTCGGCCGGGACCGCACCCGCGCGCTGGTCGCGCGCATCCCCCTGCTCGACGCGACCGACTTCGACCGCGCCGAGCGGTTCTTCGCCCGCTGGGGTCCGGTCGCGGTGCTGCTCGGCCGGTGCGTGCCGCTGGTGCGGAGCTTCGTGTCGATCCCCGCGGGCATCCAGCGCATGCCGTTCTGGGCGTTCACCGCGTACACGACGATCGGGTCGGCGGTCTGGAACGCGATCTGGATCGGGCTGGGGTTCGCGTTCGGGCCGGCGATCCGGCCGGTGCTGGCGCAGTGGAGCGGGGTGCTGTCGGACGTCGTGCTGGGCGTGATCGCGGTGGCGTGCGCGTGGTTCGTCGTCGTGCGGGTCCGGCGGCTACGGGCGGTGCGGCGGGCGGAGGCGGGGGCTCGCGACCAGGTGGACGGGGGCGCGCGGCTGACGGACGACAGACGCCCCCGACCGGCGTCTCCGCGGGTCAGGGGCGTCTCTCGTCGAGCTGGCGGTAGCGGTGGGATTTGA
- a CDS encoding MBL fold metallo-hydrolase, whose translation MDDGAARALVEVADGVHVATSAVYATTTTVLVAGDRCLVVDPAVTGREVARLTEALERRRWRPVAVWSTHPHWDHLLDGPGLRGVPRWGGADALGPGWRERAERQRDADPELAARLRADPADAPAAVCADAPRGFPGAGAGGDADGWSALDWDGPAVRVLRHDAHCPGHTALIAVDAGVLVAGDLLSDVEVPLLDTDGPDPVARHAAALDRIQAGARRYGADLVVPGHGTAGAVADRLAADRRYLARLPGPVGDARLGPGAPPWLLDADREQRAALRPPSPAASP comes from the coding sequence ATGGACGACGGCGCGGCGCGGGCCCTGGTCGAGGTGGCGGACGGCGTGCACGTCGCGACCTCCGCGGTCTACGCGACCACGACCACGGTGCTCGTGGCGGGCGACCGGTGCCTCGTCGTGGACCCCGCGGTGACCGGGCGGGAGGTGGCGCGCCTGACCGAGGCCCTGGAGCGCCGGCGCTGGCGCCCGGTCGCGGTGTGGTCGACGCACCCGCACTGGGACCACCTGCTCGACGGGCCCGGGCTGCGCGGCGTTCCCCGGTGGGGCGGCGCGGACGCGCTCGGCCCGGGCTGGCGGGAGCGCGCGGAGCGGCAGCGGGACGCCGACCCGGAGCTCGCGGCGCGGCTGCGGGCGGACCCGGCGGACGCCCCGGCGGCCGTGTGCGCCGACGCGCCGCGCGGCTTCCCGGGCGCGGGTGCGGGCGGGGACGCGGACGGCTGGTCGGCCCTGGACTGGGACGGCCCGGCGGTCCGGGTGCTCCGGCACGACGCGCACTGCCCGGGCCACACGGCCCTGATCGCGGTCGACGCCGGTGTCCTGGTCGCGGGGGACCTGCTGTCCGACGTCGAGGTCCCGCTGCTCGACACCGACGGGCCGGACCCGGTCGCGCGGCACGCGGCGGCGCTGGACCGGATCCAGGCCGGCGCGCGGCGGTACGGCGCGGACCTGGTCGTGCCGGGGCACGGCACGGCCGGCGCCGTGGCCGACCGGCTCGCGGCGGACCGGCGCTACCTGGCGAGGCTCCCGGGCCCGGTCGGCGATGCGCGCCTCGGACCCGGGGCCCCGCCGTGGCTGCTCGACGCGGACCGCGAGCAGCGGGCGGCGCTCAGACCGCCGAGCCCCGCAGCGTCGCCGTGA
- a CDS encoding septum formation family protein — translation MTSPVRNLNPRRAALLPAGAVLALVVSGCGVLGGGADDAKRDASSGEVTESAAASVFSLEVGDCIAIPDADQMLVEQLDAMPCDQPHDAEIYAEQTLAKLPEQADLETLAGTFCLAEFEPFVGLAYEESVLEVTYLYPTEDSWAQGDDVLQCVVVHPTEDVTATLRGSAV, via the coding sequence ATGACGTCTCCTGTGAGAAACCTGAACCCCCGCCGTGCGGCCCTCCTGCCGGCCGGCGCGGTCCTCGCCCTCGTCGTGTCCGGCTGCGGCGTGCTCGGCGGCGGCGCCGACGACGCGAAGCGCGACGCGTCCTCCGGCGAGGTCACCGAGTCCGCCGCCGCGAGCGTGTTCTCGCTCGAGGTCGGCGACTGCATCGCCATCCCCGACGCCGACCAGATGCTCGTCGAGCAGCTCGACGCGATGCCCTGCGACCAGCCGCACGACGCCGAGATCTACGCCGAGCAGACCCTCGCGAAGCTGCCCGAGCAGGCCGACCTCGAGACGCTCGCCGGGACGTTCTGCCTCGCCGAGTTCGAGCCCTTCGTCGGGCTGGCGTATGAGGAGTCGGTCCTCGAGGTCACCTACCTGTACCCGACCGAGGACAGCTGGGCGCAGGGCGACGACGTGCTGCAGTGCGTGGTCGTGCACCCGACCGAGGACGTCACGGCGACGCTGCGGGGCTCGGCGGTCTGA